The following are encoded together in the Helicobacter pylori genome:
- a CDS encoding membrane protein: MSAMMRYFHIYATTFFFPLALLFAISGFSLLLGVRQDTGAKIKEWVLEKPLKKEERLDFLKDFLKENHIAMPKKIEPREHRGALVIGTPLYEINLETKGAQTKIKTIERGFLGALIMLHKAKVGVVFKALLGIFCVFLLLFYLSAFLMVAFKDTKRMFISVLIGFLVFFGAIYWSL, translated from the coding sequence ATGAGTGCAATGATGCGTTATTTTCACATCTATGCGACCACTTTTTTCTTCCCTTTGGCGCTTCTTTTTGCGATTAGCGGGTTTTCATTGCTCCTTGGGGTGCGCCAAGACACTGGCGCTAAGATCAAAGAGTGGGTTTTAGAAAAACCCTTAAAAAAAGAAGAACGATTGGATTTTTTAAAAGACTTTCTAAAAGAAAACCATATCGCTATGCCTAAAAAGATAGAGCCTAGAGAGCATAGGGGAGCGTTGGTTATTGGCACGCCTTTGTATGAAATCAACCTTGAAACTAAAGGCGCTCAAACAAAAATCAAAACCATTGAAAGGGGCTTTTTAGGCGCGCTCATCATGCTGCATAAGGCTAAGGTGGGCGTTGTGTTTAAGGCGCTTTTGGGGATTTTTTGCGTGTTTTTATTGTTGTTTTATTTGAGCGCGTTTTTAATGGTGGCTTTTAAGGACACTAAACGCATGTTTATAAGCGTTTTAATA